TTTTCGGGATCGCTGGGCGAAGCCCGGGTCAGGCTGATTTGCCGGCGCAAGTCGGCAGCATACTCCTTCGAGATCAGTTTCGCCACCGGCATGTCGGGATTAAAATCAGGATCGCCAAGATGGCGGGCGCGATCGGCAAAGGCGCGGCGCATCACCTCCGCCAGCAAATGAAGATGCTGCGCCGAGCCGAAACCCGCCGCGCGCAAATCGAAACCCTCGAGTATGTTCAACATCTCCACCAGCGCAATGCCACCCGAGCTGGGCGGGCACATGGAATAGATGTCATACCCGCGATAGGTGCCGTGAATCGGCTGGCGTTCCTTCGCCTCATAAGCAGCCAAATCCTGTTCGGTGATCAAACCCCCGTGTTTGCGCATGGCGGCGGCAATCAGCCGTGCGGTTTCGCCCCGGTAAAATTCCGCGCGGCCGCCGGCTTGAATGCGGCGCAAAGTTCTGGCCAAATCCGGTTGTTTCCAAAGTTCGCCGGGTTGATACACCTCCCTGCCGTTTTTCAAGAACACTTTTGCACTGGCAGGATACTTGAGAAACTCTTCCTTGAGATAGCGGAAATCCTCATGCAACCCCCAACTCACCGGGAAACCCTGTTCTGCCAGCTTGATGGCAGGCGCGATCAGCTCTTTCATCGCCTTGCGGCCGAAGCGCTCATGTGCCAGAAAAAATCCTGCCACCGTGCCGGGCACCCCAATGGCGAGGTAGCCTTCATGATTGATCGGTTCGTCGTAAACGCCCGCGGCATTCAAATACATTTTCGCGTGGGCGGCGGCCGGCGCCTTTTCCCGGAAATCAAAGGCGCTGATCCGGCCGTCGGCCATGTGAACAATCATGAAGCCGCCGCCACCAAGATTGCCGGCTGAGGGCAGAGT
The window above is part of the candidate division KSB1 bacterium genome. Proteins encoded here:
- the ggt gene encoding gamma-glutamyltransferase; this encodes MINARHTTLMIAAWFAGLPFLLLAGASQPPVKARHGMVVSSHRLASEVGVQILQNGGNAVDAAIATGFALAVTLPSAGNLGGGGFMIVHMADGRISAFDFREKAPAAAHAKMYLNAAGVYDEPINHEGYLAIGVPGTVAGFFLAHERFGRKAMKELIAPAIKLAEQGFPVSWGLHEDFRYLKEEFLKYPASAKVFLKNGREVYQPGELWKQPDLARTLRRIQAGGRAEFYRGETARLIAAAMRKHGGLITEQDLAAYEAKERQPIHGTYRGYDIYSMCPPSSGGIALVEMLNILEGFDLRAAGFGSAQHLHLLAEVMRRAFADRARHLGDPDFNPDMPVAKLISKEYAADLRRQISLTRASPSDPEKFNEAHESSETTHYSVVDAAGNAVVVTYTLEDSYGSKIVAEGMGFLLNNEMGDFNPQPGRTDSTGLIGTPPNVIAPGKRMLSSMTPTIIARNGKPFLLIGSPGGRTIINTVVQVVSNVIDFEMDISEAIAAPRVHHQWLPNVLRVEKFGISNDTQRLLESYGHRISVSRSSRSQGSAMGILLDPVTGLRLGAADPRASDGAAVGY